The sequence ACGACTGGTCCAGGTGGCTGGCCTGCCAGACGGTGTAGACGATGTGCCGTCCGGTGCGGCCCGGCGCGCTCACCGGGATCTGGATCGAGACACCACTGGGGTCCGGGCTCCACTGGGAGGCGGGCGTGTTGCCGATCTGGCCGGCCAACTCCAGGTTGCCCCAGCCGAGTGTTTGGCTGGCCGCGTTGAAGCCCTGCTTGGTCACGTACACCCGGATGTAGTCGGCGCCGTGACGGGCCTGGTCGACGAAGCGGAGCCGGAAGTTGTTCGACACCGCTGTGGTCTTCCAGGCGCCGATGGTGTCCAGCGCGTTGTAGCGCGGGCTCTGGGTGCGTCCGCCGCTGCAGAGTTGGCCGTCGGGGACGGCGGCCTGGTGGTTGCCCCCCACACCCTCGCGGTACAGGCCGTTCCAGTTCCACATGGCGGCCGGGTCGGCCTGCCAGGCCTGCCAGCACATCGGGTCCTCGGTGGCCATCCGCGGGTTCTGGAAGTCGCTGCCCCAACGTTGCCAGCAGCCGTAGTTGCGTGAGGCCGGGTCGACGACCGAACCGTGCGCCGAGGCGGGTTCGGCCCGCATGGTGGTCACTGCGGTCGTCAAAAGGAGCGTGGTGGTCGCCGCGATGGCGAACAACCAGAGCACGCGTCGTGATCGGGTGGGAGTGAACATGGAGCCCCCGGGGGGATGAGGTCGGACGTCGACACCCGGATCGCCGGGAGTTGCCCACTCCCGTGCCTGATCGCTGGCTCCCGCGATGGCTCTACCGGCACCATGCCAGCTCGATCGTCAGCCGTCAATGGCATCGCGCCGCATCGGGGTGTGCGGGATGCCGTCCTCGACGTACTCGGGGCCGCTCACCGCGAAGCCGTGCCGGGTGTAGAACGCGACCAGGTGCGACTGGGCGTCCAGCACGCAGGCCCGGTTGCCCACCACCTCCAGCGCCGCGGTCATCAGCCGGCCGGCGTGCCCGCCGCCGCGCGCCTCCGGGGCCACCACGACCCGACCGATCCGGGCGTCGCCGTTCGGGTCGGCCAGGATCCGCAGGTACGCCAGTGGCGCGCCGCCGTCGGTGAGCCAGAGGTGCCGGGTGCCCGGCTCGACGTCGCGCCCGTCGAGCTCCGGGTACGGGCAGTTCTGCTCCACCACGAACACGTCGATGCGCAGCTTGAGCAGGTCGTGGAAGGTGCGGGCGTTCAGGTCGGCGAAGGAGGCCGTCCGGAGCTCGGTGGTCTGTTGGGGCATCCACCGATGGTAGGTCGGGTGGGTTCACCGGGGTTCCGCCCGGTCGGGTGCCAGGTAGGTGGCGGCCACGGCGGTGAGCAGCAGGACGCCGCCGCCGATCACCGGCAGGGGGAGCGGTTCGTGTAGCAGGGCCACCGCCAGGGCCGCGGCGGTGAGCGGTTCGAGCAGGGTGAGCACGGCCGCGACGCTGCCCGGTGTGGTGCGCAGTCCGGCGTAGAACAGCGCGTACGCGACAGCCGTGGTTATCACGCCGAGGTGCAGGAGCAGCGCCACGGTGTCGAGGCGTACCGGCAGGCCGACCCCGGCGACCACTGCGAACGGCGCCAGGGTCAACGCGCCGACCACTGTGGAGATGGTGGTCAGCGCCATCGGCGCGGTGCGCTGCGACACCTGGCGGCTGATCAGGGTGGTGACCGCGTACCCGAGGCCGGAGCCGGCCGCCGCGAGCAGGCCGAGCAGCGGGGCGGGCGCCGCCGCGCCGGGGTGCTCGGTGGCACCGGTGATCAGGACGAGGCCGGCCACCGCCGCGACCAGCGTGCCGAGTCGCAGCGGGCCGGGGAGTCGGCGGGCGCGTACCGACTCCCAGGCCGCGGCGAGCACCGGGGCTAGGCCCAGGCTGACGATGGTGGCCACGCTGACGCCGGCCCAGGCCACGGCGGCGAAGTAGAGCGCCTGGTAGAGGCCGAGGCCGACGCCGGTGAGCAGCAGCGGTACGGGTGCGGCGCGCACTGTGGCCACTATCGTGCGGAGCCGGCCGGCGGTGCACGCCAGCAGCACGAGCGCGGCGATGGCGAGGCGGTGGAAGCCGATGCTCACCGGGCTGAGCCCGGTGCTCTCGCGCAGCAGTTGCACCGCCACGCCGGTGGTGCCCCACAGCACGCCGGTGACGCTGATCTGGATGAGGCCGCTGCGGGCGGCGTGGCGGGCGGCCGAGGCGGCCGGCAGCGAGGTACGGGTCGTGGACACGGGAGCGCTCCGAAGGTGAGCCGTTGACGGGGACGACGTCGACGGAGCGCGTACGACAGGGTGGCCGAGCGGGGTCAGGTCACCCGGTCGGCGAGAGGCGCGGCGCTCCGCTCAGGAGCGCGGCGGGGGCAGGACGCCCAGGAATGGCCGCATGGCGACGACCGTACCCCAGCGTGGCGGTCCGGAGGGCCCGCGGCCGGGCTGGCGCGGTCAGGCCGGGCGGGCGCCGACGGCGTCGCGGATCTCCGCGCCCACGGCGCCCTCGACGGCGCGGGCGCAGTGTGCGCAGCAGAAGAAGCGGCCGTTGACCTCGACGCCGTGCCCGACGATCTTGACCTGGCAGTGCTCGCAGATCGGTGCCATGCGCTGGATCGCGCACTCGAACGAGTCGAAGGTGTGCACGTCGCCGCTGACGGTGTGCACCTCGAACGCCATCCAGTAGTCGTTGCCGCAGACCTCGCAGGTTGCCACCGAAAACCTCCGTTAAGTGAACAAGTACCTACAGAATCCCCCCGGGTGCCGCGACGTGGGGCGGAACGCCGACGCCTGGCCATGTCGACGGCGTGTCGGCGTCGGCGTGTTGTCCGTTATGCCGGGTGAACCGCCGCAACCCCCGGAGGATCATCGTGATCAAGCGCAACAAGCTCTTCGGCAACCAGACCCGGGTCACCTTCTGTCTGCCCCGCGACGTCCCGCCCGGCCCGGTGAGTGTCGTCGGCTCCTTCAATGGCTGGCAGCCGGGCCGGCACGAACTGGTGGCCCGCCGCGACGGCACCAGGACGGTGACGGTGAAGCTGCCGCCGGGGGAGTACCGGTTCCGTTACCTCGGCACCGGGGGCGTCTGGTTGGACGACGAGTCGGCCGACCAGGTCGACGACCGGGGCTGCCTGCTCCGGCTCTGAGAAGAAAACTGCCGCCATCGATGGATTTATCGATGAGAGTCTTTACTGTTAACAATGTTTAAATTACCTTGAGGGCACCTCACCGCACCTGGAGAAGGAGCTGCCCCCATGCGTCGAAGAATCACCGTCCCGCTGGTGGCGGCGGGCGCCGTCGCCGCCACCCTCACCGTCGCCGCCCCCGCGCAGGCGCACGGATACGTCTCCGCCCCACCGAGCCGGCAGGCGCTCTGCGCGCAGGGCCGGGTGCCCGACTGCGGGCAGATCAAGTACGAGCCGCAGAGCGTCGAGGGCCCCAAGGGCCTGCGCAGCTGCAATGCCGGAATCGCCCAGTTCGCCGTCCTCAACGACGACAGTCGGGGCTGGCCGGCCACCTCGGTGGGTAGCTCGCTGACCTTCACCTGGGTGAACACCGCCCGGCACGCCACCAGCAACTGGGAGTACTGGATCGGCAACACCCGGGTCGGCGTGGTCAACGGCAACGGCCAACAGCCGGGCGCCACGGTGTCCCACAACGTCAATCTCGGCGGCTTCTCCGGCCGACAGAAGATCCTCGCGGTGTGGAACATCTCCGACACTGCGAACGCCTTCTACTCCTGCATCGACGTGCAGATCGGCGGCGGAGGGTCGACCCCGACCCCGACCCCCACCACCTCGCCCACCCCACGGCCCACCCCGACCGCCACGCCGACCACTCCGCCCGCGCCGGGCGGCAGTTGGACGACGGGCCGGGCGTACCAGGTCGGCGACCAGGTCACCTACGGCGGAGCGACGTACCGCTGCCGGCAGGCGCACACCGCGATCCCGGGCTGGGAGCCGCCGAACGTACCGGCGCTCTGGCTCCAGGTCTGACCGCACGGGTGCGGCCCTCTGGCTGCACCCGTGTCGCCGCCCTCGCGTGAACGGAGCCACCGGCATGCCCCGCCGTACCCCGCTGGCGTCAGTCGTTGCCGCTCTGCTGCTCATCGGAGCCTGCGCCGGACCGCCCACGTCGAGCCCGCCGACCCTGCCGCAGCCGGCCCCCGCCTCCCCGGCCGGCTCGGCGGCGGCCGGGTCCTCGGGCGTCGGGTCCGCAGTCGGGGCGGACGCGATGAGCGGGATCGACGTGGTGTTCCTGAGCACGATGGTCGGGCACAGCGAACGCACCCTGCAGATCGTCGGGCTGGTCCGGGACCGGGTGCGCGACGAGACGCTGCGCACCCTGGCCGCCGCCATCGAGGCGACCGAGGGCGACGAACTGGCCGCCATGCGCGGCTGGTTGCCCACGACCGGGCCGGGCGCCAGCGCCGCCGCACACCACCACGACGGGCACGGCGACGACGCCGCGCTCGACCGGCTGCGGACCGCGCCGGACGCGGACGTCGACAGCGTGCTGCGCGAGGTGCTCGCCGACCACCAGCGGTCGGCCGCCGACCTGGCCCGGTCCCACGTCGGCGTCGGACGCAACGAACGGGTCCGCGACCTGGCCCGGCGGATCGAGCAGTCCCGGACCGCCGAGGTCGAGCTGCTCAGGGGTACGCCCTGAGCAGCGGTCACGCCTTTAGCCCGGTCACGCCTTGAGTGCCGTCACGCCCTGGGTGCCCGGGTCAGCGGGGTTCCAGCTTGATGGAGACCGAGTTGACGCAGTGCCGGGTGTCCTTCGGGGTGAAGCCCTCGCCGTGGAAGACGTGCCCGAGGTGACTGTCGCAGCGGGCGCAGCGGAT comes from Micromonospora vinacea and encodes:
- a CDS encoding DMT family transporter; protein product: MSTTRTSLPAASAARHAARSGLIQISVTGVLWGTTGVAVQLLRESTGLSPVSIGFHRLAIAALVLLACTAGRLRTIVATVRAAPVPLLLTGVGLGLYQALYFAAVAWAGVSVATIVSLGLAPVLAAAWESVRARRLPGPLRLGTLVAAVAGLVLITGATEHPGAAAPAPLLGLLAAAGSGLGYAVTTLISRQVSQRTAPMALTTISTVVGALTLAPFAVVAGVGLPVRLDTVALLLHLGVITTAVAYALFYAGLRTTPGSVAAVLTLLEPLTAAALAVALLHEPLPLPVIGGGVLLLTAVAATYLAPDRAEPR
- a CDS encoding isoamylase early set domain-containing protein, translating into MIKRNKLFGNQTRVTFCLPRDVPPGPVSVVGSFNGWQPGRHELVARRDGTRTVTVKLPPGEYRFRYLGTGGVWLDDESADQVDDRGCLLRL
- a CDS encoding Prokaryotic metallothionein, whose protein sequence is MATCEVCGNDYWMAFEVHTVSGDVHTFDSFECAIQRMAPICEHCQVKIVGHGVEVNGRFFCCAHCARAVEGAVGAEIRDAVGARPA
- a CDS encoding GNAT family N-acetyltransferase, which codes for MPQQTTELRTASFADLNARTFHDLLKLRIDVFVVEQNCPYPELDGRDVEPGTRHLWLTDGGAPLAYLRILADPNGDARIGRVVVAPEARGGGHAGRLMTAALEVVGNRACVLDAQSHLVAFYTRHGFAVSGPEYVEDGIPHTPMRRDAIDG
- a CDS encoding lytic polysaccharide monooxygenase auxiliary activity family 9 protein; translated protein: MFTPTRSRRVLWLFAIAATTTLLLTTAVTTMRAEPASAHGSVVDPASRNYGCWQRWGSDFQNPRMATEDPMCWQAWQADPAAMWNWNGLYREGVGGNHQAAVPDGQLCSGGRTQSPRYNALDTIGAWKTTAVSNNFRLRFVDQARHGADYIRVYVTKQGFNAASQTLGWGNLELAGQIGNTPASQWSPDPSGVSIQIPVSAPGRTGRHIVYTVWQASHLDQSYYLCSDVDFGGGSTTPPPTTPPPTTPPPTTPPPTTPPPTTPPPAGACTATYQVTGQWSGGFQAEVKVTAGGSPTQGWSVSWNYNNGQQVTSSWNATVGASGTLVTARNANHNGTLAAGASTTFGFLGSWNGSNPVPLVSCTTTS
- a CDS encoding lytic polysaccharide monooxygenase, with the protein product MRRRITVPLVAAGAVAATLTVAAPAQAHGYVSAPPSRQALCAQGRVPDCGQIKYEPQSVEGPKGLRSCNAGIAQFAVLNDDSRGWPATSVGSSLTFTWVNTARHATSNWEYWIGNTRVGVVNGNGQQPGATVSHNVNLGGFSGRQKILAVWNISDTANAFYSCIDVQIGGGGSTPTPTPTTSPTPRPTPTATPTTPPAPGGSWTTGRAYQVGDQVTYGGATYRCRQAHTAIPGWEPPNVPALWLQV
- a CDS encoding DUF305 domain-containing protein, with amino-acid sequence MPRRTPLASVVAALLLIGACAGPPTSSPPTLPQPAPASPAGSAAAGSSGVGSAVGADAMSGIDVVFLSTMVGHSERTLQIVGLVRDRVRDETLRTLAAAIEATEGDELAAMRGWLPTTGPGASAAAHHHDGHGDDAALDRLRTAPDADVDSVLREVLADHQRSAADLARSHVGVGRNERVRDLARRIEQSRTAEVELLRGTP